A stretch of the Lolium perenne isolate Kyuss_39 chromosome 3, Kyuss_2.0, whole genome shotgun sequence genome encodes the following:
- the LOC139838080 gene encoding uncharacterized protein, which produces MESGEDDPPPEMDQALVKMVQVLNQMQISQDRINGGNARVTIQEFLQLNPRTFDVTAEPIDADDWLREMNKPISVAHVADEDRVPYVTYLLRGVSAAWWDNHLLMKAPDAIITWDEFQLLFKRHHIPDSIMERKREEFCNLSQGNNTVLVYRDAFLKLARYAGDEVSTDAKKQAMFRKGLNPEIKYAILLVKCNTFEELVNTASKKSMVVQC; this is translated from the coding sequence ATGGAGAGTGGTGAAGATGATCCTCCACCTGAAATGGACCAAGCTCTGGTTAAAATGGTGCAAGTCCTAAATCAGATGCAGATAAGCCAAGACAGAATCAATGGTGGCAATGCACGTGTCACTATTCAGGAGTTTCTCCAGCTCAACCCGCGCACTTTTGATGTCACCGCAGAGCCaattgatgctgatgattggttACGCGAGATGAACAAGCCTATCAGTGTGGCACATGTGGCTGATGAGGACCGTGTTCCTTATGTGACATATCTTCTTCGTGGAGTTTCAGCCGCATGGTGGGACAATCATCTGCTGATGAAAGCACCAGATGCAATCATTACCTGGGATGAGTTTCAGCTACTCTTCAAGCGTCATCACATCCCTGACAGCATCATGGAGAGAAAGCGAGAAGAGTTCTGCAATTTGTCTCAAGGCAACAACACTGTGCTGGTTTATAGAGATGCTTTCTTAAAACTGGCTCGTTATGCTGGAGATGAGGTATCTACGGATGCCAAAAAGCAAGCCATGTTTCGCAAAGGCCTGAATCCGGAGATCAAGTATGCTATACTCTTGGTCAAATGCAATACCTTTGAGGAGCTCGTTAACACAGCGTCCAAGAAGAGTATGGTCGTGCAATGCTAG